The Peribacillus sp. FSL E2-0218 genome contains a region encoding:
- a CDS encoding Imm3 family immunity protein: MKDWGYNELFDAIQETYEELLEEDRGYRYAIAKLADEFDRLGKIEDFIVDTAIGEIAIGHEKVYVGRIEGITKRLSMFIPQEAESDLTLEEIQDLSKRIKKVIQGLRNAEVDYNSSAE; this comes from the coding sequence ATGAAAGATTGGGGATATAATGAATTATTTGATGCGATTCAGGAGACATATGAAGAGTTGTTAGAAGAAGATAGGGGATATAGGTATGCTATAGCAAAACTAGCTGATGAATTTGATAGATTAGGCAAGATAGAAGATTTTATTGTTGATACTGCTATTGGAGAGATAGCAATCGGCCATGAAAAAGTATATGTTGGGCGCATTGAAGGTATAACAAAAAGGTTAAGCATGTTTATCCCACAAGAAGCAGAATCTGACTTAACATTAGAAGAAATACAAGACTTATCGAAACGAATAAAAAAAGTAATACAAGGACTAAGAAATGCAGAGGTTGATTATAATTCATCAGCAGAATAG
- a CDS encoding DUF445 domain-containing protein yields the protein MSPKIKSSRKIARYSLLIMGAGYIATTPFLGSLPLDLLHGGFEAGLVGGLADWFAVTALFRHPLGIPIPHTALLPNNRKRMTHALVSMLKNDWLSKESIQDKVKNIPFTEKLIPVIVKETQSDTFRKVLIKLIKQMICYIDIEKITPFVAKKIKGSLSNIDMSKLLHAVSSQLVNEEFDKKALDHVLKKAEDWLRQKETGHRLGTVSMDVLSKIELEGMLQFAVKSIQSLLNEEKLGNIIQNLLLSVVNNLKNEKEPNREALILYIRKEIQGINDNRELLQGVEKWKEQLLTKWEPEATITGGLQQIQQEALEFVEGEHFMDAYLTPIIQRVLDNMKENSTSIDQWIQKQITALIENNHTQIGNLVQENLDKLDNETLIDMMENGVGKDLQWIRVNGAVCGFIIGIILTGIQALLTLL from the coding sequence ATGTCGCCAAAAATAAAATCGTCAAGAAAAATAGCTCGGTATTCATTATTGATCATGGGAGCGGGATATATTGCAACCACTCCCTTTCTAGGTTCCTTGCCGCTGGATTTATTACACGGAGGATTCGAGGCAGGACTTGTCGGTGGATTGGCAGATTGGTTTGCCGTCACTGCACTATTCCGCCATCCGCTTGGAATTCCGATCCCCCATACAGCTCTCTTGCCCAACAACCGGAAAAGAATGACCCATGCACTGGTTTCAATGCTGAAAAACGATTGGCTGTCTAAGGAGAGCATTCAGGATAAAGTCAAAAACATTCCTTTTACAGAAAAATTGATCCCAGTCATAGTAAAAGAGACACAAAGTGACACGTTCAGAAAAGTCCTGATTAAACTTATTAAGCAAATGATATGTTATATAGATATAGAAAAGATTACGCCTTTTGTTGCAAAAAAAATAAAAGGATCACTTTCTAACATAGACATGAGCAAGCTTCTACATGCTGTAAGTTCACAGTTAGTAAACGAAGAGTTTGATAAAAAGGCTTTGGACCATGTTTTGAAAAAAGCTGAAGATTGGTTAAGGCAAAAAGAAACCGGACACAGGCTAGGCACTGTTTCCATGGATGTACTCAGCAAGATTGAACTGGAGGGCATGCTTCAGTTTGCCGTTAAATCGATTCAAAGCTTGCTTAACGAGGAGAAACTGGGCAATATCATCCAAAACCTTCTGTTAAGTGTCGTAAATAATTTAAAAAATGAGAAGGAACCAAATAGAGAAGCTTTAATCTTATATATCAGGAAAGAAATTCAAGGCATTAACGATAACAGGGAACTGTTACAAGGAGTTGAAAAATGGAAGGAACAACTTCTAACGAAATGGGAGCCCGAGGCAACCATAACGGGAGGTCTACAACAAATTCAACAAGAAGCACTGGAATTCGTCGAAGGTGAGCATTTCATGGACGCTTACTTGACCCCCATCATTCAGCGAGTCCTGGATAATATGAAAGAAAATAGCACCAGCATCGATCAATGGATCCAGAAGCAAATTACTGCTCTCATTGAAAATAATCATACGCAAATCGGCAATCTTGTCCAGGAAAATCTCGATAAGCTAGATAACGAAACGCTGATCGACATGATGGAAAATGGGGTAGGAAAAGACTTGCAATGGATCCGGGTGAACGGAGCCGTATGCGGTTTTATAATCGGGATCATCCTGACCGGCATCCAAGCCCTGCTTACGCTATTATGA